One window of the Vigna radiata var. radiata cultivar VC1973A chromosome 1, Vradiata_ver6, whole genome shotgun sequence genome contains the following:
- the LOC106775060 gene encoding glutamate decarboxylase-like, with protein sequence MVITSTATHPDEQAQSIFSTFASRYVCEPIPRFKIPEKSIPKDAAYQIINDELMLDGTPRLNLASFVTTWMEPECDKLIMASLNKNYVDMDEYPVTTELQNRCVNIIANLFHAPINEDETAVGVGTVGSSEAIMLAGLAFKRKWQTKRKAEGKPYDKPNIVTGANVQVCWEKFARYFEVELKEVKLTEGYYVMDPVKAVEMVDENTICVAAILGSTMTGEFEDVKLLNELLTVKNKETGWDTPIHVDAASGGFIAPFLYPDLEWDFRLPLVKSINVSGHKYGLVYPGVGWVVWRSKDDLPDELVFHINYLGSDQPTFTLNFSKGSSQIIAQYYQFIRLGFEGYKNIMENCLENTRVLKEGIERTGQFNIISKDIGVPLLAFSLKDSSQHSVFEISDQLRKFGWIVPAYTMPPDAQHIAVLRVVVREDFSRGLAQRLVSDIEKVMKLLDSLPSTVSNKTAHITAITNETSEKIKKSATETQREIALYWKRLVGGKKHGAC encoded by the exons ATGGTGATCACATCCACTGCTACACACCCAGATGAACAAGCACAGAGCATATTTTCTACCTTTGCTTCCAGATATGTGTGTGAACCTATTCCCAG GTTCAAGATACCAGAGAAATCAATACCAAAGGATGCTGCTTATCAGATAATAAACGATGAGTTGATGTTGGATGGCACACCAAGGCTCAACTTGGCCTCATTTGTGACCACTTGGATGGAGCCTGAGTGTGACAAGCTCATAATGGCTTCACTTAACAAGAACTATGTTGACATGGATGAGTACCCTGTCACCACTGAACTCCAG AACCGGTGCGTTAATATAATAGCAAATCTATTCCACGCTCCTATAAATGAAGATGAGACAGCAGTAGGTGTGGGAACTGTGGGGTCATCAGAGGCAATAATGTTAGCAGGTTTGGCTTTCAAAAGGAAATGGCAGACCAAGAGAAAAGCAGAAGGCAAACCATATGACAAGCCTAACATAGTTACTGGGGCTAATGTGCAG GTTTGTTGGGAAAAATTTGCACGGTACTTTGAGGTAGAGCTCAAGGAAGTGAAACTCACAGAGGGATACTATGTGATGGACCCAGTGAAAGCAGTTGAAATGGTGGATGAGAACACCATTTGTGTTGCAGCCATTTTGGGGTCAACTATGACTGGAGAATTTGAGGATGTGAAACTTCTCAATGAACTTCTCACTGTAAAGAACAAGGAGACAGGTTGGGATACCCCAATTCATGTAGATGCTGCCAGTGGGGGGTTTATTGCTCCATTTCTCTATCCTGATCTAGAGTGGGATTTTCGTTTGCCATTGGTGAAAAGCATCAATGTTAGTGGTCACAAGTATGGTCTTGTCTACCCTGGTGTTGGTTGGGTTGTCTGGAGGAGTAAGGATGACTTGCCAGATGAACTTGTTTTTCACATCAATTATCTTGGTTCTGATCAGCCCACTTTCACATTGAATTTCTCTAAAG GATCCAGTCAAATTATTGCACAATATTACCAGTTTATTCGGCTTGGCTTTGAG GGTTATAAAAACATCATGGAAAATTGCTTGGAGAATACAAGAGTTCTGAAAGAGGGAATTGAGAGAACAGGGCAGTTTAACATCATCTCCAAGGATATAGGGGTGCCCCTTTTGGCCTTCTCTTTGAAAGACAGCAGCCAACACTCAGTGTTTGAGATATCAGACCAGCTGAGAAAATTTGGCTGGATAGTTCCAGCCTACACAATGCCACCAGATGCACAACACATTGCGGTCCTAAGGGTGGTGGTCAGGGAGGATTTCAGCCGTGGCTTGGCTCAGAGACTTGTTTCTGACATAGAAAAAGTTATGAAGCTCTTGGACTCACTTCCAAGCACTGTCTCTAACAAAACTGCTCATATCACAGCCATCACTAATGAGACTAGTGAGAAGATAAAAAAGAGTGCAACAGAGACTCAGAGAGAGATTGCTTTGTACTGGAAGCGACTTGTGGGTGGCAAGAAACATGGAGCATGTTAG
- the LOC106766685 gene encoding uncharacterized protein LOC106766685, with product MIGGWRLDLVSEVNRERSIKEARSVETLIFCNVNDSSVLMVLLTRLYLGEMIAAHKRLKEQSQILFIPGCDDAGPSTGLPALPRTPKHIPNAIFSSNSCNQTKAINYNFRGQITS from the exons atgatcgGAGGGTGGAGATTAGATCTCGTGAGCGAAGTGAACAGAGAGCGTTCGATCAAAGAAGCGCGAAGCGTCGAAA CTTTGATTTTCTGCAATGTTAATGATTCCAGCGTTTTAATGGTGCTTTTAACTCGTTTATACCTGGGGGAAATGATTGCTGCGCATAAACGGCTGAAAGAGCAGAGTCAAATCCTGTTTATCCCAGGTTGCGATGATGCAG GTCCTTCTACTGGTCTTCCTGCTCTACCAAGAACTCCAAAACACATACCCAATGCCATATTTTCAAGCAACTCTTGCAATCAGACAAAAGCCATAAACTACAATTTTAGAGGACAAATTACAAgctaa